Proteins from a single region of Flavobacterium sp. YJ01:
- the murI gene encoding glutamate racemase, whose amino-acid sequence MTNNNPIGVFDSGIGGTSIWSAIHDLLPNEKTIYLADSKNAPYGQKSKDEIVALSKKNVEFLLDNNCKLIVVACNTATTNAIRELRADYDIPFVGIEPAIKPAANNSQTQVIGILATKGTLNSELFNKTAEMFQNTTIIEQVGYGLVQLIEDGNLYSPEMTQLLESYLQPMIDANIDYLVLGCSHYPYLIPQIKKILPDHIKIIDSGEAVARQTKNLLRDKVGFSDSLENDPVFYVNSNPEVLESILEHKYPVIKKDF is encoded by the coding sequence ATGACAAACAACAATCCTATAGGCGTTTTTGATTCTGGTATTGGAGGAACTTCCATTTGGAGCGCCATTCATGACTTGCTTCCTAACGAAAAAACTATATATCTGGCTGACAGTAAAAATGCTCCCTATGGGCAAAAAAGTAAAGATGAGATTGTTGCGTTGAGTAAAAAAAATGTTGAGTTTTTACTCGATAATAATTGCAAATTAATTGTTGTTGCTTGTAATACTGCTACAACAAATGCAATACGAGAATTACGTGCCGATTATGATATACCGTTTGTTGGAATTGAACCTGCTATAAAACCTGCTGCAAACAACTCACAGACACAAGTTATTGGAATTTTGGCAACAAAAGGAACTTTAAACAGTGAGTTATTTAACAAGACTGCAGAAATGTTTCAAAACACCACAATTATTGAGCAAGTGGGTTATGGACTTGTACAGCTTATTGAAGATGGAAATTTGTATTCTCCAGAAATGACACAATTGCTAGAATCCTACTTACAGCCAATGATTGATGCTAACATCGATTATCTTGTTTTAGGATGTAGCCACTATCCCTATTTGATTCCGCAGATAAAAAAAATTCTCCCAGATCATATTAAAATAATAGATTCAGGAGAAGCTGTTGCTAGACAAACTAAAAATTTACTTCGAGATAAAGTTGGGTTTTCAGATAGTTTAGAAAATGATCCCGTTTTTTATGTTAATTCTAACCCTGAGGTTTTAGAATCAATTTTAGAACATAAATATCCGGTAATCAAAAAGGACTTTTAG
- a CDS encoding aromatic hydrocarbon degradation protein: MKNKIILWSCFILMSLTSFSQSISSSPYSLYGVGSLYDSNFGYLSSTSSSGMALPSDSFINNLNPASLGFMYQNHFLFDIGGKAIVTTYQSSSRTEKRNNFQFSHIALAFPVTKNSGFSFSLQPYSSSVFKISNLKLPIADSQEYYYVSAQGSGGLNNLDFSYGYRFGKKLSLGVTATALFGNTVDERAFLISNAITTINKKTNYSGVRATLGAQFKIDSTFIIASTFKAPTRVKASKIQSVTSIADEVQTTVESEKPSDTDDYYMPLEIGFGVSKRFKNNLNATLDYEKSFWNDTKQSELYGNFVNQDRFAFGFTYSAKKNIRKYWDRVGYAAGISYDTGYLEVNKERINNASFSIGLNLPIENTFSSLNVSYSYGQKGRIANDLIKENYHKISLNLSLDGIWFVKRKIE, translated from the coding sequence ATGAAAAATAAAATTATTTTATGGAGCTGCTTCATCTTAATGTCGTTGACTTCATTTTCTCAAAGCATTTCCAGTTCGCCATATTCTTTATATGGAGTTGGAAGCTTGTATGATTCTAATTTTGGCTATTTGTCTTCAACCAGTTCTTCTGGAATGGCTTTGCCTTCTGATAGTTTTATAAATAATTTAAATCCAGCATCGCTTGGATTTATGTATCAAAACCATTTCCTTTTTGATATTGGAGGAAAGGCTATCGTAACCACTTATCAGAGTAGCTCGCGTACAGAAAAACGAAATAATTTTCAGTTTTCGCATATAGCTTTGGCATTTCCCGTAACTAAAAACTCTGGTTTCAGTTTTTCGCTTCAGCCTTATTCTAGTTCTGTTTTTAAAATTTCAAATTTGAAATTGCCAATTGCAGACAGCCAGGAATATTATTATGTAAGCGCTCAAGGCTCAGGCGGATTGAATAATCTAGATTTTTCATATGGTTATCGATTTGGAAAAAAACTAAGTTTAGGAGTAACGGCAACGGCACTTTTTGGAAACACGGTTGACGAACGTGCTTTTTTAATTTCAAATGCGATTACAACAATAAATAAAAAAACAAACTACTCAGGAGTTCGTGCTACTTTGGGAGCGCAGTTTAAAATAGATTCAACCTTTATTATTGCATCTACATTTAAGGCTCCAACAAGAGTAAAAGCATCCAAAATTCAATCGGTAACAAGTATTGCAGATGAAGTACAAACAACTGTAGAGTCTGAAAAGCCTTCAGATACCGACGATTATTACATGCCGCTTGAAATTGGTTTTGGAGTTAGTAAAAGATTCAAAAACAATTTAAATGCAACTCTAGACTATGAGAAAAGTTTTTGGAACGATACAAAACAATCTGAGTTGTACGGTAATTTTGTAAATCAAGATCGTTTTGCATTTGGATTTACGTATAGTGCTAAAAAGAATATTCGAAAATACTGGGATAGAGTAGGATATGCTGCGGGTATAAGTTATGATACAGGATATCTAGAAGTAAATAAAGAGCGTATAAATAATGCTTCTTTTTCTATTGGACTTAATTTACCAATCGAGAACACTTTTTCTTCTTTAAATGTTTCGTATTCTTATGGACAAAAAGGAAGAATTGCCAATGATTTAATAAAAGAAAATTACCATAAAATATCACTCAATTTATCTTTAGACGGAATTTGGTTCGTCAAGCGAAAAATTGAATAA
- a CDS encoding DUF4270 family protein yields the protein MHKFILILLFVLTLFSCGTDTDAGEFTVGSDYLALSNKVIMIDTVTVEMSTINFDSLVTSNRSRILIGNYEDPVFGKVKSDSYFQLSTTTYALNNTGSDTQAVNYVFDSISMILKYDNYYYGDTTKVQTFNIHRLTQKVKPNTDDSNFYNNSTLAYDSQSLGTISFKPRPTEKDSINIRMNDEFGSALFQKIKKREITDFDSFTEYLKGLVLVPETSNSANVIGFNVSTSKVRMYYSKYQAEADEEPYIIDFTIADVAKQFNSISLDRTGTILQNLPISSSKLSSTLTNNQGFIQSGTGVACKIDFPNIKQFKNIATNGAIVDAQLILKPVNNSYSDQYPLADSLSVYVGDNLNRISSTLVNSANSTVYGILNKKSDEFNENIGYTIPIGSFLQKEMLKQSDSRSSLILTLPSISKSVNRIVLGDQKHLNNKIQLKIYYISY from the coding sequence ATGCACAAGTTTATATTGATATTGCTTTTTGTACTAACACTATTTTCATGTGGTACAGATACCGATGCAGGTGAGTTTACAGTTGGATCAGATTATTTGGCGTTAAGCAATAAAGTTATTATGATTGATACCGTTACAGTCGAAATGTCAACTATTAATTTTGATTCGCTTGTAACCTCAAACCGATCAAGAATTTTAATTGGTAATTATGAAGATCCTGTTTTTGGAAAAGTAAAATCAGATAGTTATTTCCAGCTTTCTACAACTACTTATGCCTTAAATAATACGGGTTCAGATACACAAGCTGTAAATTATGTTTTCGATTCAATTTCGATGATTCTTAAATATGATAATTATTATTATGGCGACACTACTAAGGTGCAAACTTTTAATATTCATCGATTAACGCAGAAAGTTAAGCCTAATACCGATGATAGTAATTTTTATAATAATTCGACTTTAGCATACGATTCTCAAAGTTTAGGAACTATATCATTTAAACCTAGACCAACAGAAAAAGATTCTATCAATATTAGAATGAACGATGAATTTGGTTCGGCTCTTTTTCAAAAAATAAAAAAAAGGGAAATTACAGATTTTGACAGTTTTACCGAATATCTAAAAGGATTGGTTTTAGTGCCAGAAACTTCTAATTCTGCTAATGTTATTGGTTTTAACGTTTCTACAAGCAAAGTCAGAATGTATTATTCAAAGTATCAAGCAGAGGCAGATGAAGAACCCTACATAATTGATTTTACCATTGCAGACGTGGCAAAACAGTTCAATTCGATTTCTTTGGATAGGACGGGAACAATTCTTCAAAATCTCCCCATTTCGAGCAGCAAATTATCAAGCACATTGACAAATAATCAGGGATTTATTCAATCTGGAACAGGTGTAGCCTGTAAAATAGATTTCCCAAACATTAAACAGTTTAAAAACATCGCAACCAATGGAGCTATTGTTGATGCGCAATTAATTCTGAAGCCTGTAAATAATTCTTATTCAGATCAATATCCGTTGGCGGATTCTTTAAGTGTTTATGTTGGAGACAATTTAAATAGGATAAGTTCAACATTAGTAAACTCTGCAAATTCTACAGTTTATGGAATATTAAATAAAAAGAGTGATGAGTTTAATGAAAATATCGGGTACACAATTCCGATTGGAAGTTTTCTGCAGAAAGAAATGCTGAAACAGTCAGATTCAAGGTCTTCGCTCATATTAACCTTGCCCTCAATTTCTAAATCGGTCAATAGAATTGTTTTAGGCGATCAGAAACATTTGAACAATAAAATTCAGCTCAAAATTTATTACATCTCTTACTAA
- a CDS encoding DUF6268 family outer membrane beta-barrel protein encodes MKVRFLICSLFLISVLSMKAQENFAAYANIKIEPTEKINFSETNIGVFYQKKLGTKNQISNTLEYSSLKVNYDLNQYDFYADQERFTQIQNNFQYSNQLLEKTKLRISVIPTANFQENLDFKDITVLGNLEVEQQLGSKIKAILGAGRTSVFGAPKFTPIAAFDYKMNEKTNFRIGFPDSKVSYSNNDRNKFSLTNSFNGNFYHLNEINNTDKAEKAVLSQMTSLLEYERNVSNNWFLNFKAGYDFNKKYNLLDSSDHKVYDYNSGNGYVLGIGIKYKQ; translated from the coding sequence ATGAAAGTAAGGTTTTTAATTTGTTCTCTTTTTTTGATTTCTGTTTTAAGTATGAAGGCTCAGGAAAATTTTGCCGCTTACGCGAACATTAAAATAGAGCCGACAGAAAAAATAAATTTCAGCGAAACCAACATTGGTGTTTTCTATCAAAAAAAACTGGGAACAAAAAATCAAATCTCGAATACACTAGAATATTCTAGTCTGAAAGTAAATTATGATTTAAATCAATATGATTTTTATGCAGATCAGGAACGATTTACTCAAATTCAAAACAACTTTCAATATTCGAATCAATTATTAGAAAAAACAAAACTGAGAATCTCTGTTATACCGACAGCAAATTTTCAGGAAAATTTAGATTTTAAAGATATAACCGTTTTAGGAAATCTAGAAGTCGAACAACAATTAGGTTCTAAAATAAAAGCAATACTTGGAGCTGGAAGAACATCTGTTTTTGGAGCACCAAAATTTACTCCAATTGCAGCTTTTGATTATAAAATGAATGAGAAAACAAATTTCAGAATTGGGTTTCCAGATTCGAAAGTTTCTTACTCAAATAATGACCGAAATAAGTTCAGTTTGACAAATAGTTTTAATGGGAATTTTTATCATTTAAATGAAATAAACAATACCGATAAAGCAGAAAAAGCTGTTTTGTCTCAAATGACATCATTGTTAGAATACGAAAGAAATGTTAGCAATAATTGGTTTTTAAATTTTAAAGCTGGTTACGATTTCAATAAAAAATACAATTTGTTAGACAGTAGTGACCACAAAGTTTACGACTATAATAGCGGTAATGGTTACGTTTTAGGAATAGGGATCAAATACAAACAATAA
- a CDS encoding kelch repeat-containing protein, translated as MINLKKGILFTALFSCLFFVSCSNDDDDDDLIGNWIKKSAFDGPARSSATSFVIGDYAYIVGGYTGDVYLKDLWIYNSNGDYWEQKADFTGVGRSSASSFALNEKGYVGLGYDGTNKLKDFFQYDPSANSWTQKADFGGTARYAAVGFQVGGKAYFGTGYDGNYLKDFYQYDDQANTWTLVNGFSGNKRRNATVFVIADKAYLVTGVNNGTYQEDFWEFDPSNDTWTRKRDVDKDTDDDYTYNDEYAIVRANASSFSMSGLGYIVGGENIKTVWEYNPTTDLWTERTPMEGATRTDAVGFAINNRGFYMLGRVGSTYFDDAWEFKPLEEQNDDDN; from the coding sequence ATGATTAATCTAAAAAAAGGAATTTTATTCACAGCGCTTTTTTCGTGCCTCTTTTTTGTAAGCTGCAGCAATGACGATGATGACGATGATTTAATTGGGAACTGGATAAAAAAATCAGCTTTTGATGGCCCGGCAAGATCTAGTGCGACAAGTTTTGTTATTGGAGATTACGCTTACATCGTTGGCGGTTATACAGGAGATGTCTATTTAAAAGATTTATGGATTTATAATTCGAATGGCGATTACTGGGAACAAAAAGCCGATTTTACAGGCGTAGGAAGAAGTTCTGCTTCTAGTTTTGCTTTAAATGAAAAAGGCTACGTAGGACTTGGTTATGATGGAACAAACAAATTAAAAGATTTCTTTCAGTACGATCCTTCTGCAAACAGCTGGACACAAAAAGCAGATTTTGGCGGAACAGCTCGTTATGCAGCTGTTGGTTTTCAAGTTGGAGGAAAAGCCTATTTTGGAACGGGTTATGACGGAAATTATCTTAAAGATTTCTATCAATACGATGATCAAGCCAATACTTGGACTCTTGTAAATGGTTTTAGCGGAAACAAAAGACGTAACGCTACCGTTTTTGTAATTGCAGACAAAGCATACTTAGTAACGGGTGTAAACAACGGAACTTATCAAGAAGATTTCTGGGAATTTGATCCTTCAAACGATACTTGGACAAGAAAAAGAGATGTTGATAAAGATACCGACGACGATTACACATATAATGACGAATATGCAATTGTACGTGCAAATGCTTCAAGTTTTTCTATGAGCGGTCTAGGTTATATTGTTGGCGGAGAAAACATCAAAACTGTTTGGGAATATAATCCGACAACTGACTTATGGACTGAAAGAACTCCAATGGAAGGTGCTACAAGAACTGATGCTGTTGGTTTTGCAATCAATAATCGTGGTTTTTACATGTTAGGAAGAGTTGGTTCTACTTACTTTGATGATGCATGGGAATTTAAACCATTAGAAGAACAAAATGACGATGACAACTAA
- a CDS encoding DUF4907 domain-containing protein — MTTNTKQFFWIKIQKNLMLFTILLIFVSCTKKEVLTTSVFKTNSGWGYTIAYKEKVLIKQSVIPVISDNKSFETGSDALKVADFVKQKLKQNLSPTVTKNDLILLKIKF, encoded by the coding sequence ATGACAACTAATACTAAACAATTCTTCTGGATTAAAATCCAGAAGAATTTAATGCTTTTTACAATCCTTCTAATTTTTGTTTCTTGCACTAAAAAAGAAGTTTTGACAACATCGGTTTTTAAAACAAATTCCGGATGGGGATATACCATTGCTTACAAAGAAAAAGTTCTAATTAAGCAGTCGGTTATTCCGGTAATAAGCGATAATAAAAGTTTTGAAACAGGAAGCGACGCTCTAAAAGTAGCCGATTTTGTAAAGCAAAAACTCAAACAAAACTTATCTCCAACGGTAACCAAAAATGACTTAATTTTATTAAAAATAAAATTCTAA
- a CDS encoding sensor histidine kinase produces MQIDTIKNTGYNKILFHCAIWIFFILTSLIQFYESPFKINNDFYAQWSTGIVLFYLNYFYLVPNYLLQKKYWLYFSSVFILIAVFMIIRLNYFIPEFRHLRPENITPRMMPNDVRIFDKGPHRRIEMRQPLFFKIGPSFFYILIITISAIIRTLTEFYNNQQNKLIAETHRTNTELIYLRKQTNPHFLFNSLNSIYSLAHKKSDLVPDAIVTLSELMRYMLYETDNKTVALEKEVNYIQNYIELQKLRLNNIEDIVINVHGDTRNKFIEPLLLISFVENAFKYGTDYKGAAHVKIKILITDNNLDFWIENSIENYVKDPENSGIGLVNIQNRLDLLYPNAHELTITQDSAYYRVHLNLKLDEIKTPTH; encoded by the coding sequence ATGCAGATCGATACCATTAAAAATACGGGCTATAACAAAATTTTATTCCACTGCGCCATTTGGATATTCTTTATTTTGACTTCTTTAATTCAATTTTACGAAAGTCCATTTAAGATAAATAATGACTTTTATGCTCAATGGTCAACTGGAATTGTATTGTTTTACCTGAACTATTTTTATTTGGTTCCAAATTATTTACTGCAAAAAAAATATTGGCTTTACTTTTCATCTGTCTTTATTCTAATTGCTGTATTTATGATTATTCGACTGAATTATTTCATTCCAGAGTTTAGACATTTAAGACCTGAGAATATAACGCCAAGAATGATGCCCAACGATGTGAGGATTTTTGATAAAGGCCCACACAGAAGAATCGAAATGAGACAACCACTTTTCTTTAAAATTGGTCCATCATTTTTCTATATCTTGATTATCACTATTTCTGCTATTATTAGAACACTAACTGAATTTTATAATAATCAACAAAATAAACTGATTGCCGAAACACACAGAACAAATACTGAATTAATCTATTTGCGAAAACAAACCAATCCGCATTTTTTATTCAATTCTTTAAATAGTATTTATTCTTTGGCACACAAAAAATCTGATTTGGTCCCTGATGCCATCGTGACTTTGTCTGAGCTTATGCGCTATATGCTTTATGAGACAGACAATAAAACGGTGGCTTTAGAAAAAGAGGTCAATTACATTCAGAACTATATAGAATTACAAAAACTACGATTAAACAATATTGAAGACATTGTGATTAATGTGCACGGCGATACTAGAAACAAGTTTATTGAACCATTATTACTGATTTCTTTTGTCGAAAATGCTTTTAAATACGGAACTGACTACAAAGGCGCTGCTCACGTAAAAATAAAAATTCTGATTACTGATAACAATCTTGATTTTTGGATTGAAAATTCTATCGAAAATTATGTCAAAGATCCTGAAAATTCAGGAATTGGATTAGTAAATATCCAAAATCGCCTTGATTTGCTTTATCCAAATGCCCATGAATTAACTATTACTCAGGATAGTGCCTATTATCGAGTTCATTTGAATTTAAAATTAGATGAAATAAAAACCCCAACGCATTAA
- a CDS encoding LytTR family DNA-binding domain-containing protein has protein sequence MKCVIIDDEPLAVELLQDFVKKVDSLELINSFNNAIDAVSFINQNNVDLVFLDIQMPHFSGIDFLNTIEKKPLVIFTTAYSDYAVEGFNLGAVDYLVKPIPFHRFLKAVVRAQQVLQPLTPQAISENTNAPEIEQDFMFVRAEYENVKLNFADILFIEGLKDYVKIYTTDNKFTLTLISLIKLENLLSSKGFARIHRSYIINIKHVKSIQKNKVLISDKRIPISESYKNTFFEKINL, from the coding sequence ATGAAATGTGTAATTATTGATGATGAACCTTTAGCAGTAGAATTATTGCAGGATTTTGTCAAAAAAGTAGACTCATTAGAATTGATTAATTCTTTTAATAATGCAATTGACGCCGTTTCATTTATCAATCAGAACAATGTTGATTTAGTTTTCCTGGACATTCAGATGCCACATTTTTCAGGAATTGATTTTCTAAATACAATCGAAAAAAAACCTTTAGTAATTTTTACAACTGCCTATTCTGATTATGCAGTAGAAGGATTTAATCTTGGAGCCGTTGATTATTTAGTTAAGCCAATTCCTTTTCATCGCTTTTTAAAAGCCGTTGTTAGAGCACAGCAAGTTCTGCAGCCATTAACTCCTCAGGCGATTTCTGAGAATACAAATGCACCAGAAATCGAACAAGATTTCATGTTTGTGAGAGCCGAATATGAAAATGTAAAATTAAACTTCGCAGATATTCTTTTTATCGAAGGATTGAAGGATTACGTAAAAATTTATACAACTGACAACAAATTCACGCTAACCTTAATTAGCTTGATTAAGCTTGAAAATCTACTTTCTAGTAAAGGTTTTGCCAGAATTCACAGATCGTATATTATCAATATCAAACACGTAAAATCGATTCAGAAAAATAAGGTTTTAATAAGCGATAAGAGAATTCCAATTAGTGAAAGTTACAAAAACACTTTCTTTGAAAAAATCAATCTTTAG
- a CDS encoding gamma carbonic anhydrase family protein, whose amino-acid sequence MLIKSVNGKSPSIPEDCYVAENATIVGDVTFGTSCSVWFNAVIRGDVNFIKIGNKVNIQDGAVVHCTYQKHPTIIGNNVSIGHNAIVHGCTIHDNVLIGMGAIVMDNCVVESNAIIAAGAVVTQNTVVASGSIYAGVPAKKVKDIDQSDFAGEIERISNNYVMYSSWFKNEE is encoded by the coding sequence ATGCTGATTAAATCTGTAAACGGAAAATCACCTTCAATTCCAGAAGATTGTTATGTTGCCGAAAATGCGACTATTGTTGGAGATGTAACTTTTGGAACATCTTGTAGTGTGTGGTTTAATGCCGTTATTCGTGGAGATGTTAATTTTATCAAAATCGGAAATAAAGTAAACATTCAAGACGGTGCTGTTGTTCATTGCACTTATCAAAAACATCCAACTATTATTGGAAATAATGTTTCAATCGGACATAATGCAATTGTTCACGGTTGCACAATTCATGATAATGTTTTAATAGGAATGGGCGCGATTGTTATGGATAATTGTGTTGTCGAAAGTAACGCTATTATTGCTGCTGGAGCTGTGGTGACTCAAAACACAGTTGTTGCTTCAGGAAGTATTTATGCAGGAGTTCCGGCTAAAAAGGTAAAAGATATCGATCAGTCTGATTTTGCAGGAGAAATTGAGCGTATTTCTAATAATTATGTAATGTATTCTAGTTGGTTTAAAAACGAAGAATAA
- a CDS encoding type IX secretion system membrane protein PorP/SprF, which translates to MKLKIRVLLIFLIITFYSYSQEGIPVYSDYLSDNYYLIHPSMAGAANCAKVRLTARKQWFGQEDAPTLQTLSFNGRLGERSGAGIIIFNDKNGYHSQKGVKLTYAHHIMFSRDEVDLNQLSFGISGGLIQNQLDETKFGGTFDPAVFGSIQKDSYFNVDVGASYNYLDFYAHATVQGLLETRRELYTDYESDNLRKFLLSAGYVFGKNDNWTWEPSILFQLFDQTKEKTLDLNMKAYKNMDFGSLWAALSYRRSFDGAQYLSGTGVASQKLQYFTPIVGVNFKNFMFAYTYSQVTGDVKFDTGGYHQITLGVNLFCRKERYDCNCPAIN; encoded by the coding sequence ATGAAATTAAAAATCAGGGTTTTATTAATTTTTCTCATTATAACATTTTATTCTTACTCTCAAGAAGGAATACCTGTTTATTCTGATTATTTGTCTGACAATTACTACTTAATTCACCCGTCTATGGCTGGTGCGGCGAACTGTGCTAAAGTTCGATTGACCGCCAGAAAACAATGGTTTGGGCAAGAAGATGCTCCAACTTTGCAGACTTTAAGTTTTAACGGAAGACTTGGTGAACGTTCTGGAGCTGGTATAATTATTTTTAATGATAAAAACGGGTATCATTCTCAAAAGGGAGTAAAATTAACTTACGCGCATCATATTATGTTTTCTAGAGACGAAGTTGATTTGAATCAGTTGTCTTTTGGGATTAGTGGCGGTTTGATACAAAATCAATTGGATGAAACTAAATTTGGAGGAACTTTTGATCCTGCTGTTTTCGGTTCAATTCAAAAAGATTCTTATTTTAATGTAGACGTCGGAGCTTCTTACAACTATTTGGATTTTTATGCACATGCAACGGTTCAGGGATTGTTAGAAACTAGAAGAGAGTTATATACAGATTATGAAAGTGATAATCTGAGAAAGTTTTTATTGAGCGCAGGTTATGTTTTTGGTAAGAATGATAATTGGACTTGGGAGCCTTCAATTCTTTTTCAGTTATTTGACCAAACGAAAGAGAAAACGCTCGATTTGAATATGAAAGCCTATAAAAACATGGATTTTGGAAGTTTATGGGCGGCATTATCTTACAGAAGAAGTTTTGATGGTGCTCAATATCTTTCGGGAACGGGAGTTGCATCTCAAAAATTACAATATTTTACTCCGATTGTTGGAGTTAACTTTAAGAATTTCATGTTTGCTTACACTTATTCTCAAGTAACGGGAGACGTGAAATTTGATACAGGCGGTTACCATCAAATTACTTTAGGAGTTAACTTATTCTGTAGAAAAGAACGTTACGATTGTAACTGTCCAGCAATTAATTAA
- a CDS encoding NifU family protein, which yields MTKITIKETQNPTILKFEFEDFITQNQNFEFKNIDEAQASPLAQQLFYLPFVKTVYISGNFIAIERYSIVDWDDVKDAVAEQISAFVEKGGVIIKVDENKAKKQPITVYGETTPNPSALKFVVSRMLTRNAVEYKNIDQTASSPLAQELFKFPYVKEIFIDENYISVTKYEINDWSEITLELRTFIKQFIENGGTVLDESLIQTTTKNEVTKDEAFDKLDVTSQQIINILEEYVKPAVAADGGNIAFESYNEEDKTVKVLLQGACSGCPSSTFTLKSGIENMLKSMLNDEAIKVEASNA from the coding sequence ATGACAAAAATCACTATAAAAGAGACTCAAAATCCAACTATTTTAAAGTTTGAGTTTGAAGACTTTATTACACAGAATCAAAATTTTGAATTTAAAAACATTGATGAAGCTCAAGCTTCTCCTCTAGCGCAGCAGTTATTCTACTTACCGTTTGTTAAAACCGTTTACATTTCTGGAAATTTTATCGCTATAGAAAGATATAGCATTGTAGATTGGGATGATGTAAAAGATGCTGTAGCTGAACAAATTAGTGCTTTTGTTGAAAAAGGTGGTGTGATTATTAAAGTTGACGAAAACAAAGCAAAAAAACAGCCTATTACGGTTTACGGAGAAACAACTCCAAATCCTTCAGCTTTAAAATTTGTGGTTAGCAGAATGTTGACTCGCAACGCAGTAGAATATAAAAATATCGATCAAACGGCTTCTTCTCCATTAGCTCAGGAATTGTTTAAATTTCCTTATGTAAAAGAAATTTTTATTGACGAAAACTATATTTCAGTTACAAAATACGAAATCAACGATTGGTCTGAAATTACTTTAGAATTACGAACTTTCATTAAACAATTTATCGAAAACGGAGGGACAGTTTTAGACGAAAGTCTGATTCAAACCACTACTAAAAATGAAGTTACAAAAGACGAAGCATTTGACAAATTAGATGTTACTTCTCAACAAATCATTAATATTTTAGAAGAATATGTAAAACCAGCTGTAGCCGCAGATGGTGGAAACATTGCTTTTGAATCTTATAATGAAGAGGATAAAACGGTAAAAGTACTTTTACAAGGTGCTTGCAGCGGTTGTCCTTCTTCAACATTTACTTTAAAAAGTGGTATCGAAAATATGCTAAAAAGCATGTTGAATGATGAGGCTATTAAAGTTGAAGCTTCTAATGCTTAA
- a CDS encoding YtxH domain-containing protein — protein sequence MGLSSFFKNLFGSTKESAAELATSAENTFEQVKEAAAPYIEKAETFAEETIDKVKEVSEPIIDRASDYADKAKETVTEYAEKATEAVSDVIDSVKEKAAALTSDESPKVITETVVDASEIGDEDDGKA from the coding sequence ATGGGATTATCTTCATTTTTTAAAAATTTATTTGGCTCGACAAAAGAGTCTGCTGCAGAATTGGCTACTAGTGCCGAAAATACTTTTGAACAAGTAAAAGAAGCCGCTGCGCCATATATTGAAAAAGCCGAAACATTTGCAGAAGAAACTATCGATAAAGTAAAAGAAGTTTCGGAACCAATTATTGACCGCGCATCTGATTATGCTGACAAGGCAAAAGAAACAGTGACAGAATACGCCGAAAAAGCTACGGAAGCTGTAAGCGATGTTATTGATTCTGTTAAAGAAAAAGCAGCAGCTTTAACTAGTGACGAAAGTCCAAAAGTTATAACAGAAACCGTAGTTGATGCAAGCGAAATTGGCGACGAAGACGACGGTAAAGCATAA